From a single Pseudalkalibacillus hwajinpoensis genomic region:
- the rpiB gene encoding ribose 5-phosphate isomerase B produces the protein MKISVGGDHAGFPLKKKVVSVIKELGHEVVDYGCYDENPIDFPDITETVCESVLEGKADRAFLVCGTGVGASIAANKIPGIRASVCHDIYSAHQCVEHDDVNVMCVGAQIVGPKIVEELIESFLKATFSTSEEFRRRVKKLGDMEVKYSKKLLTNQQ, from the coding sequence ATGAAGATATCCGTAGGAGGAGATCACGCAGGCTTTCCTTTAAAAAAGAAAGTTGTAAGCGTTATCAAAGAGTTGGGTCATGAGGTAGTGGATTATGGATGTTATGACGAGAATCCTATTGATTTTCCTGATATTACTGAAACGGTATGTGAATCCGTTTTGGAAGGAAAGGCTGATCGAGCATTTTTAGTATGTGGAACAGGGGTAGGAGCTAGCATAGCAGCAAATAAAATCCCTGGTATCCGTGCCTCTGTTTGCCACGATATTTACTCTGCTCATCAATGTGTAGAGCATGACGATGTTAATGTGATGTGCGTTGGTGCCCAAATCGTTGGCCCCAAAATCGTTGAAGAATTAATTGAATCGTTCTTGAAAGCAACTTTTAGTACTTCTGAAGAGTTCAGAAGACGTGTGAAAAAATTAGGCGATATGGAAGTTAAGTACTCTAAGAAATTATTAACCAATCAACAATAA
- a CDS encoding YceI family protein produces the protein MSTLTLDKVHSSLDFQIKHMMVSKAKGEFKEFDVDFNGDLDNLTAANIKVTIAVTSIDTGNEDRDGHLRSGDFFEAEEYPNMVFESKSITKKSDDEYEVTGDFTIKGVTNEETFIVEYNGKSKSPLDGSTVAGFDVAGKVNREAYGMTYNAAMETGGFLLGKDVKFEGNFEFVVAE, from the coding sequence ATGTCAACGTTAACACTAGATAAAGTTCACAGTAGCTTAGATTTTCAAATCAAACACATGATGGTTTCAAAAGCAAAAGGTGAGTTTAAGGAATTCGATGTCGACTTTAATGGTGATCTTGATAACCTAACTGCAGCTAATATTAAAGTAACAATCGCTGTTACTTCCATCGATACAGGTAACGAAGACCGCGACGGTCACCTTCGTTCTGGCGACTTCTTTGAAGCTGAGGAATACCCGAACATGGTTTTCGAAAGCAAATCAATCACAAAGAAATCAGACGACGAATATGAAGTAACTGGAGATTTCACTATTAAAGGCGTAACAAATGAAGAAACGTTTATCGTTGAATACAATGGTAAATCAAAGAGCCCACTTGACGGCAGCACAGTAGCTGGATTCGATGTTGCTGGTAAAGTAAATCGTGAAGCTTACGGCATGACATACAATGCTGCAATGGAAACTGGCGGATTCTTGCTTGGTAAAGATGTTAAATTTGAAGGGAACTTTGAGTTTGTAGTAGCTGAGTAA
- a CDS encoding TRAP transporter large permease, with protein sequence MGFSLVGASLISLLFQGSIPLEVLPQRLSLGLDSFPLLAIPLFIFAGTLMEAGGITKRLIQFAEALVGHIRGSLAHVTVVSNVFMSGVSGSGVADAAATGSALIPAMVKRGYGKGFASAILAASATVGPIIPPSIPMIIFGSFAGVSIGKLFLGGVIPGIIMSSSLMIISYFIAKKRNYEKRQRASLLVVFKAFLDAFWALLMPLIILVGIFTGFFTATESAVIAVIYSLIIGLFVYKDLKISELPRKILDAVLMTAAVGIIIAASAPFAWYMAFEQGPQQLLDFFQSITTSPTIILLFLMAILLVLGCFLDGTAIIIITTPVILPILMQFGIDPLHYGVILAINVMIGTITPPVGVIMYVATGIAKANIFEFTKEVMPFLLTLLVLLLTFMLVPGIVTFLPNLLMK encoded by the coding sequence GTGGGATTTTCATTAGTAGGTGCTTCATTAATTTCACTATTGTTTCAAGGGTCTATCCCATTAGAAGTCTTGCCACAACGCTTATCACTTGGATTGGATTCCTTTCCTCTATTAGCAATACCATTATTCATTTTTGCAGGTACCTTAATGGAAGCCGGAGGAATAACCAAGAGATTAATTCAATTTGCTGAAGCCCTAGTTGGACATATTAGAGGTAGTCTTGCTCATGTAACAGTAGTATCAAATGTATTTATGTCAGGTGTATCCGGTTCCGGGGTAGCAGATGCTGCTGCTACTGGATCCGCTTTAATACCAGCGATGGTAAAGAGAGGTTATGGAAAAGGATTTGCTTCTGCCATTCTGGCAGCAAGTGCAACGGTGGGGCCGATAATTCCGCCAAGTATCCCTATGATTATATTTGGAAGTTTCGCTGGTGTATCAATAGGAAAGCTTTTTCTGGGCGGCGTAATACCAGGTATTATTATGAGTTCATCTCTCATGATTATTTCTTATTTTATTGCAAAGAAAAGAAACTATGAGAAGCGACAAAGAGCCAGTTTGCTTGTTGTATTTAAAGCTTTTCTAGATGCTTTTTGGGCATTGTTAATGCCACTTATTATCCTGGTCGGAATCTTTACAGGATTTTTCACTGCTACAGAATCAGCTGTTATAGCTGTTATCTATTCCTTAATTATTGGTTTGTTTGTATACAAGGATTTAAAAATCTCCGAACTTCCAAGGAAGATCCTGGATGCTGTATTAATGACCGCTGCAGTTGGTATTATTATTGCGGCCTCAGCTCCGTTCGCATGGTATATGGCCTTTGAACAGGGACCACAACAATTACTTGATTTCTTCCAATCAATTACTACATCACCAACTATTATCTTACTATTCCTAATGGCGATTCTGTTAGTTTTAGGATGCTTTCTAGATGGAACGGCGATCATTATAATCACTACCCCGGTTATATTGCCTATTCTTATGCAGTTTGGAATCGATCCGTTACATTATGGTGTGATTCTTGCCATCAACGTTATGATAGGAACAATAACTCCCCCAGTAGGAGTAATTATGTATGTAGCAACTGGAATAGCAAAAGCAAATATATTCGAATTTACAAAAGAAGTTATGCCGTTTCTATTAACATTACTTGTTTTACTATTAACATTTATGTTGGTACCAGGTATTGTAACTTTTCTACCTAACCTATTAATGAAATAA
- a CDS encoding TRAP transporter small permease, giving the protein MNTLRGFLKNVEELAACVFFLIMCSAVMLGVCARLFNLSIVWTDELARYSFIWVVFIGSAAVLKRNQHITIEFLSTVLPELGQKYLRTIIGLILMGIFIVLIRYGVLITQDTWSVPSTSLGIPTGLVYLAIPISGTLMLFYTIIDLIATWKNDGGPTSEKREVNI; this is encoded by the coding sequence TTGAACACTTTAAGGGGATTTCTAAAAAACGTAGAAGAGTTAGCCGCATGCGTATTTTTCTTAATCATGTGCAGTGCCGTCATGCTAGGTGTATGTGCCAGATTATTTAACCTTTCAATTGTTTGGACTGATGAACTCGCTCGTTATTCATTTATTTGGGTGGTATTTATCGGATCGGCAGCAGTCTTGAAACGGAATCAGCATATAACTATTGAATTTTTATCAACAGTCCTTCCTGAATTAGGACAGAAGTATTTAAGAACGATCATCGGGTTAATATTAATGGGAATATTTATCGTACTAATCCGATATGGCGTTCTTATTACCCAGGATACGTGGAGCGTCCCTTCGACAAGTCTAGGGATACCAACAGGATTGGTTTATTTAGCAATACCGATATCTGGGACCCTGATGCTGTTCTACACAATAATTGATTTAATCGCTACATGGAAAAATGATGGAGGTCCAACTTCAGAGAAAAGGGAAGTGAATATATAA
- a CDS encoding AraC family transcriptional regulator codes for MDNVKIRHTFSSFEKNLPLFIESIGYNPQEEDFARPEGYPYFHWLQTIDGEGTFSFLGQDYLLTPGKGILLTPFTRHSYRMTGTRWSTLYMTFGGASIDSILNSLEINFNALYSQSAELPFSKLIEDILANIEKDSDFSKLELSGDLYTFIIMLKKYGKLKNQRSLSYNYEKIKPVVDWLEQNYSENIGLQEMAEQVKMSSQNLSTLFRRAFGISPYAFLIQMRIREAKKKLVSNPEISLKEIANAIGFNDVSHFVATFRKVESITPNKYRDLFN; via the coding sequence ATGGATAATGTAAAGATCCGCCACACATTTTCTTCATTTGAAAAAAACCTACCGCTCTTTATTGAAAGCATTGGATACAATCCACAGGAAGAAGACTTCGCGCGGCCAGAAGGCTATCCCTATTTTCACTGGCTTCAGACAATTGATGGGGAGGGGACATTTTCATTCCTTGGCCAGGACTACCTCTTAACTCCGGGAAAAGGCATTTTATTAACGCCATTCACAAGGCATTCTTATCGAATGACGGGAACAAGGTGGTCAACCCTTTATATGACGTTTGGAGGAGCTTCTATCGATTCAATCCTGAACTCACTGGAAATTAATTTCAATGCGCTTTACTCCCAATCGGCTGAGCTTCCTTTTTCAAAGTTGATCGAAGATATACTAGCCAATATCGAGAAAGACTCAGATTTCTCGAAGCTTGAGCTGTCAGGGGACTTGTACACATTTATTATAATGTTAAAGAAATATGGGAAGCTGAAGAACCAGCGATCTCTTTCCTATAACTATGAGAAAATCAAACCCGTCGTAGATTGGCTTGAACAGAATTATTCAGAAAACATTGGCCTTCAGGAGATGGCTGAGCAAGTGAAAATGAGTTCCCAGAACCTCAGTACACTTTTCAGAAGAGCATTTGGGATCAGTCCCTATGCGTTTTTGATTCAAATGAGAATTCGGGAAGCGAAGAAGAAGTTAGTATCAAATCCGGAGATTTCACTAAAGGAAATTGCGAATGCGATTGGTTTCAACGATGTAAGCCATTTTGTTGCCACGTTTCGGAAAGTAGAAAGCATCACGCCTAATAAATACCGTGATTTATTTAATTGA
- a CDS encoding beta-galactosidase — protein sequence MKTNYPTIHPNVKGFMHGGDYNPDQWLRYPEIIQEDYRLMKLAKSNTFSLNIFGWSAVEPEEGVYQFDWLDDIMENLAEQGSHVILATPSGARPAWLSQQYPEVLRVEQNRKRNLHGLRHNHCFTSPVYREKTRKLNRILAERYADHPALIMWHVSNEYGGECHCDMCQEAFREWLKNKYKNDLDALNHAWWTGFWSHTITDFGQIESPAQHGEYQIHAHNLDWKRFVTDQTIDFYRNEIEPLRELTPEIKITTNFMGNYPRMGPYLGLNYDQFAKEVDVVSWDSYPAWHGDYQEAWELAADVGFVHDLFRSLKGGQPFLVMECTPSLVNWHKVNKPKRPGMHLLSSMQSVAHGADSILYFQWRKGRGASEKFHGAVVDHVGNENNRVFREVAEVGDVLSRLRDVVGATTSPEVAIIYDWENQWAIDDAQALNVDNKKYLEACQSQYRAFWKRGVPVDIISMEKDFSNYKLLIAPMLYMIRPGVAERIEEFVANGGTFVATYWSGIVNENDLCFLGGFPGPLRQVLGIWAEEIDTLYENETKTSTFSSSHHLGLEGTYTAKDYCELIHPEGAQVLAEYQEDFYSGMPSLTVNQYGEGEAYYIASRNEDNFHEEFYQKIIDQLKLSSSFQEQLPEGVNAQVRTNGEQDFVFLMNFNDTRQVIKVPENVSYYDMISEKEITETIDFNPYQVYVFKKDK from the coding sequence ATGAAAACCAATTATCCAACCATACATCCAAATGTAAAAGGCTTTATGCATGGAGGCGACTATAATCCAGATCAATGGCTGCGCTATCCTGAAATCATTCAAGAAGATTATCGACTAATGAAATTAGCAAAGAGTAATACTTTTTCGTTAAACATCTTTGGCTGGAGTGCGGTTGAACCAGAAGAAGGCGTTTACCAATTTGACTGGCTTGATGATATCATGGAAAACCTTGCTGAGCAGGGATCTCACGTCATTCTGGCCACACCAAGCGGGGCTAGACCGGCATGGCTATCACAACAATATCCTGAAGTATTGCGCGTTGAGCAGAACCGTAAGCGGAACCTGCATGGATTGCGGCATAACCATTGCTTCACGTCGCCAGTCTATCGTGAAAAAACTCGGAAGCTAAACCGCATTCTGGCAGAGCGTTATGCTGATCATCCAGCCCTGATTATGTGGCACGTATCAAATGAATATGGAGGGGAATGCCACTGTGACATGTGCCAGGAGGCGTTTCGTGAATGGCTTAAGAATAAATACAAGAACGATCTGGATGCGTTAAACCATGCCTGGTGGACCGGGTTCTGGAGTCACACGATAACGGACTTTGGCCAAATTGAATCACCTGCACAACACGGAGAATACCAAATTCATGCTCATAATCTTGACTGGAAGCGGTTTGTAACAGACCAAACAATTGATTTCTATCGAAATGAAATTGAGCCGTTACGTGAGCTGACACCCGAAATTAAGATTACTACGAATTTCATGGGAAATTATCCTCGAATGGGACCGTATCTTGGCTTGAATTATGATCAGTTCGCAAAGGAAGTCGATGTGGTTTCGTGGGATAGTTATCCAGCCTGGCATGGCGACTATCAAGAAGCATGGGAGCTTGCTGCAGATGTTGGGTTTGTTCATGATCTATTTCGTTCTCTAAAGGGCGGCCAACCGTTTCTAGTAATGGAATGTACCCCAAGCCTTGTAAACTGGCATAAAGTCAATAAGCCAAAGCGACCTGGAATGCATTTGCTTTCCTCGATGCAGTCAGTAGCACATGGCGCTGATTCCATTCTTTATTTTCAGTGGCGAAAGGGAAGGGGAGCTTCAGAGAAGTTTCATGGAGCTGTAGTCGATCACGTAGGGAATGAAAATAATCGGGTCTTTCGTGAAGTAGCAGAGGTTGGTGATGTGTTATCACGCCTCCGGGATGTTGTTGGCGCAACCACTTCACCTGAAGTCGCAATCATTTACGATTGGGAAAACCAGTGGGCGATCGATGATGCACAGGCACTTAATGTTGATAACAAGAAGTATTTGGAGGCATGTCAGTCGCAATACAGGGCCTTCTGGAAGAGAGGTGTGCCGGTTGACATTATTTCAATGGAGAAAGACTTTTCGAACTACAAACTGCTGATTGCACCAATGCTGTATATGATCCGTCCAGGAGTAGCAGAGCGAATTGAAGAGTTTGTTGCGAATGGCGGCACATTTGTCGCAACCTATTGGAGCGGGATCGTTAATGAGAATGACCTCTGCTTCCTCGGTGGATTTCCAGGACCGCTTCGTCAGGTGCTTGGTATTTGGGCAGAGGAAATCGATACACTCTATGAAAATGAAACGAAAACATCCACTTTCTCATCGTCTCATCATCTTGGACTCGAAGGTACGTACACTGCAAAAGATTACTGTGAATTGATTCATCCGGAAGGCGCACAGGTACTTGCTGAATATCAGGAGGATTTCTACAGCGGAATGCCTTCCTTAACTGTTAACCAATATGGCGAAGGAGAAGCTTATTATATCGCATCACGTAACGAGGATAATTTCCATGAAGAATTTTATCAGAAAATAATTGACCAGCTAAAGCTATCCTCATCGTTTCAAGAACAGTTGCCTGAGGGGGTAAATGCTCAGGTCAGAACGAACGGAGAGCAAGACTTTGTCTTTCTTATGAATTTCAATGATACCCGTCAAGTGATAAAAGTGCCAGAGAATGTAAGCTATTATGATATGATTTCAGAAAAGGAGATCACTGAGACCATTGATTTTAATCCTTATCAGGTGTATGTGTTTAAGAAGGATAAATAA
- a CDS encoding HAD family hydrolase, which produces MDSIIFDLDGTIWDPIDTVLKAWNSRIKDHSQIERELTRRDFEGTMGLQMHDISKKLFPYLTEEVRDRVITECCDTEQGYLKKQGGNLYHNAEDVLNLLSKQYKLYIVSNCQDGYIESFYEFHNLEKYFLDYENPGRTGLSKGENINLIIKRNNLSNPVYVGDTVGDLRASRYAGIPFVYAKYGFGQVSEYDEVIEKFDDLVKLF; this is translated from the coding sequence TTGGATAGCATTATATTTGATTTAGACGGGACCATTTGGGATCCAATCGATACCGTCCTGAAGGCGTGGAATAGCCGTATCAAAGATCACAGCCAAATTGAAAGAGAGCTAACACGGAGGGATTTCGAAGGTACAATGGGGCTACAAATGCACGATATCAGTAAAAAATTGTTTCCCTATTTAACTGAGGAGGTCCGCGATCGAGTGATTACCGAGTGTTGTGATACCGAACAGGGTTATTTGAAGAAACAAGGCGGTAACCTTTATCATAATGCGGAGGATGTACTGAATTTACTTTCGAAGCAATACAAACTCTACATTGTCAGCAATTGTCAGGATGGCTACATTGAATCGTTTTATGAGTTTCATAACCTGGAAAAATACTTTTTAGATTATGAAAATCCAGGAAGAACTGGACTTTCAAAAGGAGAGAACATAAACTTAATTATCAAAAGAAATAACCTATCAAATCCTGTTTATGTAGGGGACACAGTAGGGGACCTAAGAGCTTCTAGATATGCTGGGATTCCATTCGTTTATGCAAAGTACGGATTCGGACAAGTAAGTGAATATGATGAGGTGATAGAGAAGTTTGATGATCTTGTGAAACTATTCTGA
- a CDS encoding DUF421 domain-containing protein has product MEFFSSQESLTIGQWALRALVGFFFLVFIAKIMGQRSISQLRFMDFVMALLIGNIMAHPLSDEGLGLVGSMVTMSVLTALYLLGVFLTLRWNLLKRLFDPPPITLVDKGKIHYQNLKKARITVESLLTELRKESIEDIQKVAMALWEPGGTISIFLEPKYQPLTPSDMGMATKPFDLPRMIIKEGKINQHELELLGKDVQWLYYQATLKNVALEDILLATVDQKGNLYICLYR; this is encoded by the coding sequence ATGGAATTTTTCAGCAGCCAGGAATCGCTAACCATTGGCCAATGGGCGTTACGGGCACTGGTTGGCTTTTTCTTTTTAGTGTTTATCGCAAAGATTATGGGACAACGGTCAATTTCGCAATTACGGTTTATGGATTTTGTAATGGCCTTATTGATCGGAAACATAATGGCTCACCCTTTGTCTGATGAAGGATTGGGATTAGTGGGCTCGATGGTGACGATGAGTGTCTTAACCGCGCTTTATCTTCTTGGTGTATTTCTAACATTAAGGTGGAACCTCTTAAAAAGACTATTTGACCCACCTCCGATCACACTTGTTGATAAAGGAAAGATTCATTATCAAAACTTAAAGAAAGCCCGAATTACAGTGGAAAGTCTATTAACGGAACTTAGAAAAGAAAGTATTGAAGATATCCAAAAAGTCGCTATGGCATTATGGGAACCCGGTGGGACGATATCCATCTTTCTAGAGCCCAAGTACCAACCTCTTACCCCCTCGGATATGGGGATGGCTACAAAACCATTTGATCTCCCCCGCATGATCATTAAAGAAGGAAAGATCAATCAACATGAACTGGAGCTGCTTGGAAAAGATGTACAATGGCTCTACTATCAAGCAACATTGAAAAATGTTGCCCTTGAAGATATTCTTCTTGCTACAGTTGATCAAAAGGGAAATTTATATATCTGTTTATATCGTTGA
- a CDS encoding LacI family DNA-binding transcriptional regulator, whose protein sequence is MNKKVTIKEVAKKAEVSIATVSNVVNNTKFVSEKVRQRVLRVIDELDYQANTLAKSLRIQESRLIGVIVSDISNPFFSNVVKGIEEGTAKNGYNVLLCNTALSIEKEIEFLGILIGKRVEGVIISSSGTDKEYFDNINNLDIPIVFLNRSPNTPSHKVVMTNNIKGANIATEHLIQHGYKNIGIITGPSSLSTGKDRLTGYRRAMEDYHLPILDSYIQEGDFSIESGYKAMKDLLSHNKDIEACFISNNFMTLGAYKYLKEVNYSVPQDIAIIGYDDSDWADIMDPPLTTVKQPAYEQGKKAIDIMLSTIRSENHKQQIMYLEPSLVVRKSCGC, encoded by the coding sequence ATGAATAAAAAAGTAACGATTAAAGAAGTTGCTAAGAAAGCTGAAGTCTCTATTGCAACTGTCTCAAATGTAGTGAATAATACTAAGTTTGTTAGTGAAAAAGTTCGGCAACGAGTGCTCAGAGTAATAGATGAACTGGATTATCAAGCAAATACATTAGCAAAAAGCTTACGAATTCAAGAATCACGTCTCATTGGCGTAATTGTATCAGACATATCCAACCCTTTCTTTTCTAATGTTGTTAAAGGGATTGAAGAAGGTACAGCAAAAAATGGGTATAATGTTTTGCTTTGTAATACTGCATTAAGTATAGAAAAAGAAATTGAGTTTCTTGGTATCTTAATAGGAAAAAGGGTGGAAGGAGTCATCATTTCATCTTCAGGTACTGATAAGGAGTATTTCGACAACATTAATAACTTGGATATTCCAATTGTGTTTCTGAATCGATCGCCCAATACGCCTTCTCATAAAGTTGTTATGACTAATAATATTAAGGGTGCGAATATTGCAACAGAACACTTAATCCAACACGGGTATAAAAATATCGGTATTATTACTGGTCCTTCTTCCCTTAGCACTGGGAAAGATCGTTTAACAGGTTACAGAAGAGCAATGGAGGATTATCATTTACCTATTCTTGATTCATATATACAGGAAGGCGATTTTAGTATAGAGAGTGGTTATAAGGCGATGAAAGATCTCCTTTCTCATAACAAAGATATTGAGGCATGCTTCATTTCAAATAACTTTATGACATTAGGTGCCTATAAGTATCTGAAAGAAGTTAACTATTCAGTTCCGCAAGATATTGCAATAATTGGATATGATGATTCTGACTGGGCAGATATTATGGACCCGCCTCTGACAACAGTTAAACAACCTGCATATGAACAGGGGAAAAAAGCAATTGATATTATGCTCTCAACTATACGTAGTGAGAATCATAAGCAACAAATCATGTATTTGGAACCGAGCTTAGTAGTTCGTAAATCGTGTGGATGCTAA
- a CDS encoding TRAP transporter substrate-binding protein has protein sequence MKFSNVKTWLLVFTLLFALTACGNDATETNANANNEGEKLTIKLAHVTNDQSAIHLGSVKFKDIVEEKSNGSIEVEVIPGGQLGSEKDLVESTKLGTVDITIPSAAVLSNFVPKAAVLTLPYVIEGSDEQEKYETLKELAKSDAYKEIEKEADAQGLKLFSEAVWWVGDRHVTTKEKPVETLADMKGLKIRTPDAAAHTEPFKAMGANVTPMNITEVYYSLKTGAIEAQENSINQIYTNNFHEVQKYVNLTGHMTQNELPVLNKKWFDGLTEDQKSIIETAMFDAGVYMSELQLKQNEEELEILKENGMEVINTDLKEFKEATKDLYQIFGDAIDEKFYNDIIESQ, from the coding sequence ATGAAATTTAGTAATGTCAAGACATGGTTGTTGGTATTCACACTTCTATTTGCTCTAACTGCTTGTGGGAATGATGCCACTGAAACAAATGCAAACGCTAACAATGAAGGCGAAAAACTTACTATTAAACTAGCGCATGTAACAAATGATCAATCAGCTATTCACTTAGGATCAGTTAAATTTAAAGACATCGTTGAGGAAAAATCCAATGGCAGTATTGAGGTGGAAGTTATTCCAGGTGGACAACTAGGTAGTGAAAAAGATTTAGTAGAAAGTACGAAATTAGGAACTGTAGATATAACTATTCCTTCGGCCGCTGTACTATCTAACTTTGTTCCAAAAGCAGCAGTTCTCACGCTTCCATACGTAATTGAAGGTTCCGATGAACAGGAGAAATATGAAACATTGAAAGAGCTTGCCAAAAGCGATGCTTATAAAGAAATTGAAAAAGAAGCTGATGCACAAGGGCTGAAACTATTCTCAGAAGCGGTTTGGTGGGTTGGAGATCGACATGTGACAACAAAGGAGAAGCCAGTTGAAACCTTGGCAGATATGAAAGGATTGAAAATCAGAACGCCAGATGCAGCTGCTCATACCGAACCCTTCAAAGCTATGGGTGCAAATGTAACCCCTATGAACATTACTGAAGTTTACTATTCTTTGAAAACCGGAGCAATTGAAGCTCAAGAAAACTCCATCAACCAGATTTATACAAATAACTTTCATGAGGTTCAAAAATATGTAAATTTGACGGGGCATATGACGCAGAATGAATTACCAGTACTTAATAAGAAATGGTTTGATGGTTTGACGGAGGATCAAAAATCAATTATTGAAACAGCAATGTTCGATGCTGGTGTCTATATGTCTGAATTACAATTGAAACAAAATGAAGAAGAGCTAGAGATATTAAAAGAAAATGGAATGGAAGTTATTAACACAGATTTGAAAGAATTTAAAGAAGCTACTAAAGACTTATACCAAATTTTTGGTGATGCCATCGATGAAAAATTTTATAACGACATAATTGAATCCCAGTGA
- a CDS encoding CBO0543 family protein, which translates to MNQQEHFVHILSLKKELEKTYIEYWQQFSSFSSWQFWVVLAMLLIPLIVLYFKIDRRKIFLLGFFGYSIHVLAAYTDALGIRKSWWDYPYVALPQLPGSIGIDASLIPVYFILLYQWCLNKDKSIGYMEHFLL; encoded by the coding sequence ATGAATCAACAAGAACACTTTGTTCATATACTGTCTCTAAAGAAAGAGCTCGAAAAAACATATATCGAATATTGGCAGCAGTTCTCAAGTTTTAGCTCATGGCAGTTCTGGGTAGTGCTAGCAATGTTACTGATTCCATTGATTGTATTGTATTTTAAAATAGATAGAAGAAAGATATTTCTACTAGGCTTTTTTGGTTATTCCATCCATGTACTAGCAGCTTACACAGATGCTCTAGGCATAAGAAAATCATGGTGGGACTACCCATACGTTGCACTCCCTCAGCTGCCCGGCAGTATCGGTATAGACGCTTCTCTTATTCCCGTTTATTTTATACTGTTATATCAATGGTGCTTAAACAAAGACAAAAGTATTGGTTATATGGAACACTTTCTGCTTTAG
- a CDS encoding superoxide dismutase family protein, with protein sequence MKKSCLLFAFLTVFLVLTACAASNEEGSTGSENEETMSNSEEGQEIEESMDTITVNLKNKDEEEIGTAELEQKDGGTMISLDATDIPEGTHGFHIHETGSCEAPDFKSAGGHYNPADVSHGMESEDGPHAGDMENIEVGADGTIKKEIINKKVTLEPGEENSLLKEGGTALVIHAGADDNESQPSGDAGDRIACGVIVE encoded by the coding sequence GTGAAAAAATCGTGCTTACTTTTTGCGTTCTTAACTGTTTTTCTAGTTCTTACTGCTTGTGCTGCTTCAAATGAGGAAGGCTCGACGGGCTCTGAAAACGAGGAAACGATGAGCAACTCTGAGGAAGGGCAGGAAATTGAAGAATCGATGGATACGATCACGGTGAATCTGAAGAACAAGGATGAGGAAGAGATCGGAACTGCTGAACTTGAACAAAAGGACGGGGGAACGATGATTTCGCTCGATGCCACCGATATCCCTGAAGGCACCCACGGCTTCCACATCCACGAAACGGGTTCATGTGAAGCACCTGACTTCAAGTCGGCAGGTGGCCATTACAATCCAGCAGATGTTAGTCACGGAATGGAATCCGAAGATGGCCCTCATGCAGGTGATATGGAAAATATAGAAGTAGGCGCAGATGGTACGATTAAGAAAGAAATCATAAATAAAAAAGTCACGCTTGAACCAGGTGAAGAGAACTCGCTGTTGAAAGAAGGAGGCACCGCGCTTGTTATCCATGCAGGTGCTGATGACAATGAATCACAGCCTTCTGGAGATGCAGGTGACCGAATTGCTTGTGGTGTGATTGTAGAATAA